A single region of the Triticum dicoccoides isolate Atlit2015 ecotype Zavitan chromosome 2B, WEW_v2.0, whole genome shotgun sequence genome encodes:
- the LOC119365071 gene encoding uncharacterized protein LOC119365071, which translates to MATAAVLASREGKGRHYIPSSVILDLFGQIGPSRNATTATSKTSTGLPIAVTFCAARPPVLSHFSFSSAACPEPEGLSLAPKVISADADLVLLRVPVQPFGDSNPMFSDYFVYRAHSQIPKLDLLPKSAPYYFGDKEIAILSCGDGKYAVASLQTLGMCTFKLHVYRSRPDGKPGSWTSKLLDVELNVKELPRDNSSSISLASQMLTYHRTTKVITLGGAKGTVGWVDLWRGILLCDVLEISPTLRDVPLPSVSKSDWRLFLDCCPYYFRDIIVDQSKSTIKYVKMNLHGGAWRATTWSMPIPVTSLNGWQFQCSALSTEIDIPADVKRHYKLLHKLMSGSANKEGNAAEEVLSLESLRMAYPTLSITDGDDIVYLLAKGTGMRAMPTVFSVDLSMRTLRGVAKLPKRHLGFMRYFLASGISKHIRTPGRSDSLGQTEVQDTNTCGQESKSDSVEQTEVQDANTCDRESGFA; encoded by the coding sequence ATGGCGACAGCTGCCGTCCTTGCGAGCCGCGAGGGCAAGGGCCGCCACTATATCCCAAGCTCCGTCATACTCGACCTCTTTGGCCAAATCGGCCCCAGCCGCAACGCCACCACCGCCACGTCCAAGACGAGTACCGGCCTGCCCATCGCGGTGACTTTCTGCGCCGCCCGCCCGCCAGTCCTCTCGCACTTCTCCTTCAGCAGCGCGGCATGCCCGGAACCCGAGGGTTTGTCCCTGGCGCCCAAGGTCATCAGCGCGGATGCTGACCTCGTTCTCCTCCGCGTCCCCGTCCAACCCTTTGGCGACTCTAATCCGATGTTTAGCGACTACTTCGTCTACAGGGCGCACTCCCAAATCCCAAAGCTGGACCTGCTCCCGAAGTCTGCTCCATATTACTTTGGAGATAAGGAGATCGCCATACTGAGCTGCGGCGACGGCAAGTACGCTGTGGCCTCCCTTCAAACCTTGGGTATGTGTACCTTTAAGCTTCACGTGTACCGGTCTAGACCTGATGGCAAGCCAGGGAGTTGGACCTCCAAGCTGCTGGATGTAGAGCTGAATGTGAAGGAGCTGCCGAGGGACAACTCGTCCTCGATCTCTCTCGCATCGCAGATGCTTACGTATCATCGGACAACAAAGGTGATCACGCTTGGTGGTGCTAAAGGTACCGTTGGCTGGGTCGATCTCTGGCGAGGCATCCTTCTCTGCGACGTGCTGGAAATTAGCCCCACGCTCCGTGACGTGCCTCTGCCTTCTGTCTCTAAGAGTGATTGGAGGTTATTCCTTGACTGCTGCCCCTACTATTTCCGTGACATCATTGTCGACCAGAGCAAAAGCACTATCAAGTATGTCAAGATGAACCTGCACGGTGGTGCCTGGAGGGCCACCACATGGAGCATGCCTATCCCGGTCACTTCATTGAATGGCTGGCAATTTCAATGCTCCGCCCTGTCGACTGAGATTGATATTCCTGCTGATGTCAAAAGGCATTATAAGCTGTTGCATAAGCTCATGAGCGGAAGCGCCAACAAGGAGGGGAATGCTGCAGAGGAAGTCTTGTCCCTGGAATCTCTACGCATGGCTTACCCTACCTTGAGCATCACGGATGGTGATGATATTGTTTACTTGTTGGCCAAGGGCACCGGCATGAGGGCTATGCCGACAGTATTCTCTGTTGATCTCAGTATGCGGACTCTGCGAGGAGTGGCGAAGCTACCCAAGAGGCACCTTGGTTTTATGCGCTACTTCCTTGCCAGTGGAATCTCCAAACATATCAGGACTCCAG